Part of the Sorghum bicolor cultivar BTx623 chromosome 1, Sorghum_bicolor_NCBIv3, whole genome shotgun sequence genome, GAAAATGCACCTCTCTAAAGACACTTTATGTAAGAGAATCAGATTCTCCTTTCacattttctgaataaatgttcaGATATGGAAGAGCTTCACTCAATCCAATAGTTACAATGTCTAATCATCCTTTTCGTAAGGTTCATTTGTAGCACAGCCCAAATAAAGTGATGGAGATATCTCTTAGCAAAAGGATTAAAACTAGCTTATGCCCTTGGTCTTTGATGGATTGATAGCCCTACAATACCAAGTGAGAGTCCAATGACTGCCAGGGCCATGGGTCTTTTCAAGAGCAAAAAGATGCAGAGCTTGCCCATCTTATTCAGGCAACATATGTGCATCCCATTGTTTCCATGCACAATAAAGGTGAATGCAGAATGTGACGCTGAGCTCACAGAGCTCAGTCAGTAGCTCACATCGCTCCAGGTAATGAAGTTGGATCATTATCAAGGGGAGCCAAGCTGAATAGTCCCAAGATGTTTCACTGACAAGTAATGATTGTGACAACCGACAATTTTCATAGCAAACAACATCTCAATTTGGGTGCTGTTCCAGTACTCATATGCTGAATATGAGAATCATCAATGTACAGTAACCATCAACAGAGGAACAAAATTACCTTGACCTCCTCATagagcttcttctcccaagcCAAAAGCCGCTCTAGAGTGGATCCATGGCTCTTCCCCTCCGTTGACTCCATCTCCAGTGCATTAGTGTCCAACTTATATCGTACAGCCAATGGCGGTTTTGACGACCATGTCGACGACAATGCTGATAGCACACTGTTGGAATGGTACACCGTCTCTGCAGAAGAAGAAATCAAAGTAAGTAAAACAGCTAAACCATAAATCACAAATCATTGCATATTCAGTGAAATCATAAACCAGAACAACAATCTGAatcacattttcatttttgaGCCATAGTTTGTGTTCTCTCATACTTTTGAGCTGCCGGAAGTTGCGGTCGAGCTGTGCGCGGCTGGCCTCAAGGAGCTCGGACACATCGTTGCCGGAGTCGGCTGCCTTGACAAAGTACTCCTCAATGGCCGCCACGATTTCCGCGAGAGTGCGATGGCGCACCACCATCCGCATCTCTGTCACCGCCGTGACCGTGGAGGAGGAGTCGCCAGCCTCCGACCTCTCATCCCTCCTCAGGGGCAATGGTACGGCGGCGTACTCTGACGGTGCCGTCCCGCCGTACTCCGATCTGGCCACGAACCCGCACTCCGATCTGGCCGCGAACCCGCATTCCGATCTGTCCCCCATCTCGCCCTCGTCCTCCGATCTGGTCTCCGACGTGGTCGTGGACGCGTAGTGCTCGTCGTCCTCCCATCCGCCGCAATGCATCCCCTCTGGTTCATGGTCCACCTCACCGTCGTCGTCTTCGGCAGCCTCGTCTTCTTCCTTGAGGTTGTAGTGGGTGTGGTGGTGGAGGTAGGCCCGGGCCTTCTCCTCCTCGTCAAGCTCCCGGAGGCGGCTGGCCTGCTCGACCTCGGCCTTGCGGCGGTCGAAGAACTCGGAgtctggcggcgacggcgggTAGAAGTTCTCCCAGTCCCACGCGGACGAGGAGGACGGCGTGCCCACCGGAGGCTGCTTGCGGAATGACGACTGCGCGGGGCTGGCGACGCTGGAGTCCGACAGGATGTGGGGCACCCTGAGCCGCCGTGGGCGTGGTGCCCTCGCCGGCGCCGGTTGCGGCACCGCCATCGCCGCTgccggctgcggctgcggctgggACGGCGGGTGCGGGTGCGGGTGCTGAGCGAGCGGCGTCGGAGGCGGGAGCGATGACGACGTGGCGGTGGAGGGCGCCGGTGTGGGGAGCGCGTGGGCGGCGCTTGGggcaggcggcggcgcggcggcggagagGAGAACGGGGGCAGTGTGGTGCGAAACGGCGAGCGAGGGGTGGCCCTGCGCGAAGCGCGAGAGCGCGGCGGCGGTGACGCGGAGGGAGCGGAGGTAGTCAGCGTGCGCGGAGGCCAGCAGCTGGCGCGCCGCCACCGCGTCCTTCATGTGGCGGCGGCGCTCCTTGCAGCGCCGGACCGTGTCCTCCTGCTCCACCTTGGACGCCGTGCACCCCATCCCCGCAGCAGATCGGAGAGCTCTCGAACTGCCTCGCTGCTTCGATCTCCCTCCCCTTCTCTCTCGTGTCCGCTCGCCTCACTTCTTCCCCGCTCCAGCTCCAGTGAGAGAGAGGAGAGCGAGGAGTGTGAGTGGGAGTGAGCTGCTTCTTGCTTCTTTTTACGCTGCACAATTTAACATTTTTTTATGGAGGCGATGGCCTTTCCCTTTCTCACTGCTTTCTTTCTGCTACGGCCGGTGGCCCGACTAGCCGTGTAAGTGGGCCACAGTGACCGACtggttagggcactcacaacgcagactctatcatgaagtctaaagttatttattacctcgaacaatgtggacttcgaGTCAATaaaacttggagtcttattttttctacctctttcttcaataaataggatgccacatcagcaaaatatcataaataatatgtaattaattgtcttggactctatgatagagtgttGCATTGAGAGTgccctcacaatgcaagactctatcacacaGTCCAAAatcattaattacatattatttatagttttttgctgatgtggcagtatatttattgaagaaagatgtagaaaaaataagactccaagtcttatttagac contains:
- the LOC8055638 gene encoding uncharacterized protein LOC8055638 — translated: MGCTASKVEQEDTVRRCKERRRHMKDAVAARQLLASAHADYLRSLRVTAAALSRFAQGHPSLAVSHHTAPVLLSAAAPPPAPSAAHALPTPAPSTATSSSLPPPTPLAQHPHPHPPSQPQPQPAAAMAVPQPAPARAPRPRRLRVPHILSDSSVASPAQSSFRKQPPVGTPSSSSAWDWENFYPPSPPDSEFFDRRKAEVEQASRLRELDEEEKARAYLHHHTHYNLKEEDEAAEDDDGEVDHEPEGMHCGGWEDDEHYASTTTSETRSEDEGEMGDRSECGFAARSECGFVARSEYGGTAPSEYAAVPLPLRRDERSEAGDSSSTVTAVTEMRMVVRHRTLAEIVAAIEEYFVKAADSGNDVSELLEASRAQLDRNFRQLKKTVYHSNSVLSALSSTWSSKPPLAVRYKLDTNALEMESTEGKSHGSTLERLLAWEKKLYEEVKARESVKIEHEKKLSTLQSLEYRGRDSAKLDKTKASINKLQSLIVVTSQAATTTSSAIVRVRDNELAPQLVQLCFALLGMWRSMNHFHEIQNEIVQQVRGLVDNSMAESTSDLHRLATRDLEAAVAAWHSNFNRLIKYQRDYIRSLYGWLKLTLCQVDNSVPQEAHASMISRELTSFCDEWKQALDRLPDAVASEAIKSFVNVVHVIYTKQAEEMKIKKRTETLSKELEKKTNSLRSIEKKYYQSYSMVGLGLPGSGRDGIESHAYDARDPLAEKKTEIAQCRRKVEDEMTRHAKAVEVTRSMTLNNIQTGLPGIFQAIAGFSGTVVEALDVVCRRAGSVR